A segment of the Cohnella algarum genome:
GCCCGCCGCCAGGAATACGGCTTCGACAAGGTGATGGAATACCGTCAAGCCGAACTGGACGCGCGCAAAGCCAAAATGGCGGAGTAACCCTGCCTATATCCCGATTGCTGCCGGCCGCCGATAGGGCGGCCGGTGTCCCTGCTTTTTCGGTCCGGAAGGTTTTGGCCGCAACGCCCGGTTACCCGCCAGCCGGTTTGTAATATATGGTATATTACAGAGGTGGGGAGGGCGTTTGCCATGAACGTTTTGCTGACGAAAACGAGGAAGCTTTACCGCAATGCCCGCATCTCGCAAAAGCTGTTTCTGGCCTTCAGCCTGGCGATTGCCATCCCGGCCATTCTGGTCTCCTTTTTATTTATCCGCACGCAGGAAGTTCAGTTGTACGAGGAGGCGATGGCGGCCGGAAACAGCCATGTCTCGCGGTTGAACGAGCAGCTGCGCAACCGGATGGACATGATTGAAAACGCTTCCTCTACGGCGCTGACGCAGAAGGCGTTCGTGGATTTTATCCACTCCAACATGCGCGGGGACGGCCTGGGGCTGGTGAAATTCCGGCAGAACCAGTTCGAGCAGATGCACAACATTATTCAGAGCAACGAGATGATCAGCCAGCTCAGCTTTTATGTCGACAACCCGAACCTGCATGAAATCTGGCCCGAAATCTATCATTACGACAGGTTTTGGCCGCAGGATTACTGGGCGGAGCTTCGGGAGGAGGGCGGCTCGGCCTACCGCTTGTTCGCTTTCAAGGACGGCGAGCATACGCTGTCCTACTACCGGCTGGTCCGCCTTCAGGGCCAGCAGATCAAGCGCCCCAGCATTATGGAAATTCGGGTGGAGCACGAGGCGTTGTTCGGCGACCTGCTGGAGGAGAGCGAGGGAGACTTCTTTTCGGTCGTAATGGAGGGAACGAATCCATCCCGTTATATATACAACCCGGAGCATGCGTTTGCCCGGAACGCCGGGGAGGCGCTGAACGACATCCTCGACCGCGTTCACCGGGAGCTGGACGTGCTTCAGCAGAACAGCCCCATCAAGGTCAGGGCGGGCGATCATGCTTACTATGCGCTGTACCGCTACATCGCCCCGCTGAACGCTTATGTGGTGGACATTGCCTCGCATGACGCGCTGATGAAGGGCCCGCGCAGCTGGTACGGACTGGTGTTGGCGATTACCTTTTGCGTGCTGCTGCTGATCATGCTGCTCGTGTCGCACACGACGCGGCGCATGTTCCGCCGGTTGGACAGCGTGCTGGTTTCGATGCGCCAGGTGC
Coding sequences within it:
- a CDS encoding sensor histidine kinase — translated: MNVLLTKTRKLYRNARISQKLFLAFSLAIAIPAILVSFLFIRTQEVQLYEEAMAAGNSHVSRLNEQLRNRMDMIENASSTALTQKAFVDFIHSNMRGDGLGLVKFRQNQFEQMHNIIQSNEMISQLSFYVDNPNLHEIWPEIYHYDRFWPQDYWAELREEGGSAYRLFAFKDGEHTLSYYRLVRLQGQQIKRPSIMEIRVEHEALFGDLLEESEGDFFSVVMEGTNPSRYIYNPEHAFARNAGEALNDILDRVHRELDVLQQNSPIKVRAGDHAYYALYRYIAPLNAYVVDIASHDALMKGPRSWYGLVLAITFCVLLLIMLLVSHTTRRMFRRLDSVLVSMRQVRKGRLDAKIDTGLGENEIGDEIDEVAVSYNNMLDEIQRLMTQVVDKQLIAKNAQLHSLHSQINSHFLYNALESIRMKAEVQRQPAIADALVSLGSLLRYSMQWRSDTVALREELANIRSYIRFVNFMEGGSIELAADLPEEVLRYAIPKMCLQPIVENAVHHAAPSGGSVRIRIAVRVENDSRLLIEVRDDGAGVDPEILSRLQAVLQGDSDTPIVAGNNGLGLENVHKRLQLHYGKGCGLWIDSVQGSYTCVTIRLPWENANLGGW